One Phaseolus vulgaris cultivar G19833 chromosome 2, P. vulgaris v2.0, whole genome shotgun sequence DNA window includes the following coding sequences:
- the LOC137812991 gene encoding protein SUPPRESSOR OF FRI 4 isoform X3 has translation MGKKKKRVSSKVWCYYCDREFDDEKILVQHQKAKHFKCHVCHKKLSTASGMAIHVLQVHKESVTKVPNAKPGRESTDIEIYGMQGIPPDILAAHYGEEDDDVPSKAAKVDISQSQLVGGMRPPPLGTGYPPRSVLPTLPPVYNPAVPLPPNAWVVPPRQPWFSQPPAVSVPPPAPYTQQPLFPLQNVRPPMPATAPAAMQTQIAPPGLLTSAPVPVSQPLFPVVGNNHTTTQSSYSAPPLPSSVPSVTPVMSANVPVDTHLSTHSSVTNSYQAIGVPAASNSHSYASGPNTGGPSIGPPPVIANKAPASQPATNEVYLVWDDEAMSMEERRMSLPKYQVHDESSQMSSIDAAIDKRILESRLAGRMAF, from the exons AtggggaagaagaagaagagggttTCCTCCAAGGTGTGGTGTTACTACTGCGATCGTGAATTCGACGACGAGAAGATCTTGGTGCAGCATCAGAAAGCGAAGCACTTCAAGTGCCACGTCTGCCACAAGAAGCTCTCAACCGCCAGCGGCATGGCCATCCACGTCCTCCAGGTCCACAAGGAATCCGTCACCAA GGTGCCCAATGCAAAACCTGGCAGAGAGAGTACGGATATTGAAATATATGGAATGCAAGGGATTCCACCAGATATCTTGGCTGCACATTATGGTGAAGAAG ATGATGATGTTCCATCAAAGGCAGCCAAGGTTGATATTTCACAAAGTCAGCTTGTAGGTGGAATGAGGCCACCTCCTTTGGGTACAGGATATCCTCCGCGATCAGTCTTACCTACACTTCCACCCGT TTATAATCCAGCTGTACCCTTGCCACCGAATGCTTGGGTGGTTCCACCTCGACAGCCATGGTTTTCACAACCTCCAGCTGTTTCAGTTCCTCCTCCTGCCCCATACACTCAGCAGCCATTATTTCCTTTGCAGAATGTCAGGCCTCCAATGCCAGCAACTGCTCCGGCAGCAATGCAAACACAGATTGCTCCTCCTGGATTGCTTACATCTGCACCTGTCCCAGTTTCACAACCTTTATTCCCTGTTGTTGGAAACAACCATACAACGACTCAAAGTTCATATTCTGCCCCACCTCTTCCCTCAAGTGTTCCATCAGTTACTCCAGTGATGTCTGCCAATGTCCCTGTTGATACACATTTGAGTACCCACTCTTCAGTAACAAACAGTTACCAGGCTATAGGAGTTCCAG CAGCAAGTAATTCACACTCTTATGCTTCTGGTCCAAATACTGGTGGTCCTTCAATTGGGCCTCCCCCAGTAATTGCAAACAAAGCTCCTGCTTCTCAACCTGCCACCAACGAAGTCTACTTAGTTTGGGATGACGAGGCAATGTCCATG GAGGAAAGAAGAATGTCTTTGCCAAAATATCAGGTGCATGATGAAAGTAGCCAG atgagCTCCATTGACGCAGCCATCGATAAGAGGATACTTGAAAGCAGGCTGGCTGGTCGGATGGCATTTTAG
- the LOC137812991 gene encoding protein SUPPRESSOR OF FRI 4 isoform X4 gives MGKKKKRVSSKVWCYYCDREFDDEKILVQHQKAKHFKCHVCHKKLSTASGMAIHVLQVHKESVTKVPNAKPGRESTDIEIYGMQGIPPDILAAHYGEEDDDVPSKAAKVDISQSQLVGGMRPPPLGTGYPPRSVLPTLPPVYNPAVPLPPNAWVVPPRQPWFSQPPAVSVPPPAPYTQQPLFPLQNVRPPMPATAPAAMQTQIAPPGLLTSAPVPVSQPLFPVVGNNHTTTQSSYSAPPLPSSVPSVTPVMSANVPVDTHLSTHSSVTNSYQAIGVPASNSHSYASGPNTGGPSIGPPPVIANKAPASQPATNEVYLVWDDEAMSMEERRMSLPKYQVHDESSQMSSIDAAIDKRILESRLAGRMAF, from the exons AtggggaagaagaagaagagggttTCCTCCAAGGTGTGGTGTTACTACTGCGATCGTGAATTCGACGACGAGAAGATCTTGGTGCAGCATCAGAAAGCGAAGCACTTCAAGTGCCACGTCTGCCACAAGAAGCTCTCAACCGCCAGCGGCATGGCCATCCACGTCCTCCAGGTCCACAAGGAATCCGTCACCAA GGTGCCCAATGCAAAACCTGGCAGAGAGAGTACGGATATTGAAATATATGGAATGCAAGGGATTCCACCAGATATCTTGGCTGCACATTATGGTGAAGAAG ATGATGATGTTCCATCAAAGGCAGCCAAGGTTGATATTTCACAAAGTCAGCTTGTAGGTGGAATGAGGCCACCTCCTTTGGGTACAGGATATCCTCCGCGATCAGTCTTACCTACACTTCCACCCGT TTATAATCCAGCTGTACCCTTGCCACCGAATGCTTGGGTGGTTCCACCTCGACAGCCATGGTTTTCACAACCTCCAGCTGTTTCAGTTCCTCCTCCTGCCCCATACACTCAGCAGCCATTATTTCCTTTGCAGAATGTCAGGCCTCCAATGCCAGCAACTGCTCCGGCAGCAATGCAAACACAGATTGCTCCTCCTGGATTGCTTACATCTGCACCTGTCCCAGTTTCACAACCTTTATTCCCTGTTGTTGGAAACAACCATACAACGACTCAAAGTTCATATTCTGCCCCACCTCTTCCCTCAAGTGTTCCATCAGTTACTCCAGTGATGTCTGCCAATGTCCCTGTTGATACACATTTGAGTACCCACTCTTCAGTAACAAACAGTTACCAGGCTATAGGAGTTCCAG CAAGTAATTCACACTCTTATGCTTCTGGTCCAAATACTGGTGGTCCTTCAATTGGGCCTCCCCCAGTAATTGCAAACAAAGCTCCTGCTTCTCAACCTGCCACCAACGAAGTCTACTTAGTTTGGGATGACGAGGCAATGTCCATG GAGGAAAGAAGAATGTCTTTGCCAAAATATCAGGTGCATGATGAAAGTAGCCAG atgagCTCCATTGACGCAGCCATCGATAAGAGGATACTTGAAAGCAGGCTGGCTGGTCGGATGGCATTTTAG
- the LOC137812991 gene encoding protein SUPPRESSOR OF FRI 4 isoform X1 — translation MGKKKKRVSSKVWCYYCDREFDDEKILVQHQKAKHFKCHVCHKKLSTASGMAIHVLQVHKESVTKVPNAKPGRESTDIEIYGMQGIPPDILAAHYGEEDDDVPSKAAKVDISQSQLVGGMRPPPLGTGYPPRSVLPTLPPVYNPAVPLPPNAWVVPPRQPWFSQPPAVSVPPPAPYTQQPLFPLQNVRPPMPATAPAAMQTQIAPPGLLTSAPVPVSQPLFPVVGNNHTTTQSSYSAPPLPSSVPSVTPVMSANVPVDTHLSTHSSVTNSYQAIGVPAASNSHSYASGPNTGGPSIGPPPVIANKAPASQPATNEVYLVWDDEAMSMEERRMSLPKYQVHDESSQLAANNQLRDLSSQHLYTIKEYVYMIYWVWFRQCYSFSSLLDS, via the exons AtggggaagaagaagaagagggttTCCTCCAAGGTGTGGTGTTACTACTGCGATCGTGAATTCGACGACGAGAAGATCTTGGTGCAGCATCAGAAAGCGAAGCACTTCAAGTGCCACGTCTGCCACAAGAAGCTCTCAACCGCCAGCGGCATGGCCATCCACGTCCTCCAGGTCCACAAGGAATCCGTCACCAA GGTGCCCAATGCAAAACCTGGCAGAGAGAGTACGGATATTGAAATATATGGAATGCAAGGGATTCCACCAGATATCTTGGCTGCACATTATGGTGAAGAAG ATGATGATGTTCCATCAAAGGCAGCCAAGGTTGATATTTCACAAAGTCAGCTTGTAGGTGGAATGAGGCCACCTCCTTTGGGTACAGGATATCCTCCGCGATCAGTCTTACCTACACTTCCACCCGT TTATAATCCAGCTGTACCCTTGCCACCGAATGCTTGGGTGGTTCCACCTCGACAGCCATGGTTTTCACAACCTCCAGCTGTTTCAGTTCCTCCTCCTGCCCCATACACTCAGCAGCCATTATTTCCTTTGCAGAATGTCAGGCCTCCAATGCCAGCAACTGCTCCGGCAGCAATGCAAACACAGATTGCTCCTCCTGGATTGCTTACATCTGCACCTGTCCCAGTTTCACAACCTTTATTCCCTGTTGTTGGAAACAACCATACAACGACTCAAAGTTCATATTCTGCCCCACCTCTTCCCTCAAGTGTTCCATCAGTTACTCCAGTGATGTCTGCCAATGTCCCTGTTGATACACATTTGAGTACCCACTCTTCAGTAACAAACAGTTACCAGGCTATAGGAGTTCCAG CAGCAAGTAATTCACACTCTTATGCTTCTGGTCCAAATACTGGTGGTCCTTCAATTGGGCCTCCCCCAGTAATTGCAAACAAAGCTCCTGCTTCTCAACCTGCCACCAACGAAGTCTACTTAGTTTGGGATGACGAGGCAATGTCCATG GAGGAAAGAAGAATGTCTTTGCCAAAATATCAGGTGCATGATGAAAGTAGCCAG CTTGCTGCAAACAACCAACTTCGTGATCTTTCATCCCAGCATTTGTACACCATAAAAGAGTATGTATATATGATTTATTGGGTTTGGTTTCGCCAATGTTATTCTTTCTCCTCCCTGCTTGATTCTTAA
- the LOC137812989 gene encoding IRK-interacting protein: MASSSKSPQFTPIQEERELDDYSEENTIRHTRSTPSHHHHHPPTPILIKHNTKSNNTHKKKRSESEEDASVSCNKCRPHSRDKIFILPFDHTANHNASHTKQSSSLLASPNGIFRSLVSKLTRKSPMSSSHDPLPGSREEQWKMAVAELSHKLLHATRKRDEALLEASRLMQSMGELEKKLNKLELYCHSLKSGLEECTNANTNTVSSPTPFKQSQTLHQDAVIQHFLVSVSEARSSVKLLSRSLTMQLRHMGSKVYEKVSFLLQPYDVKISFSKSPRSLLFYLEALLNRTFFEDFETIGFQKNACNAVLNPVERCEGSFRCFNMLQGLTWEEVLSKGTRHFSEEFSRFCDRKMSEIVAMLGWNRAWPEPLLQAFFGASKSVWMVHLLANSVHPSLPLFRVDKGINFDSVYMEDMGGDKASKLVPSVVRIMVAPGFYVYGSAVKCKVLCRYLSSSNNNNTNHSNNNKEDKPLTPTSSL, translated from the exons ATGGCTTCCTCCTCCAAATCCCCTCAATTCACTCCT ATTCAAGAGGAGCGTGAATTGGACGACTATAGTGAAGAAAACACCATAAGGCACACCAGAAGCACCCCctctcaccaccaccaccaccctcCCACACCTATTCTCATCAAGCACAACACTAAATCCAACAACACCCACAAGAAAAAAAGATCCGAATCCGAGGAAGATGCCTCTGTCTCCTGCAACAAGTGCAGGCCACACTCCAGAGACAAAATCTTCATCCTTCCCTTCGATCACACTGCCAACCACAATGCCTCACACACCAAGCAATCCTCCTCTCTCCTCGCCAGCCCCAATGGCATTTTCAGGTCCCTCGTCTCCAAACTCACCCGCAAGAGCCCCATGTCCTCCTCGCACGACCCTCTTCCGGGTTCAAGAGAGGAGCAGTGGAAAATGGCAGTGGCGGAACTCTCTCACAAGCTGCTCCACGCCACGAGGAAACGAGACGAAGCCCTTCTCGAAGCTTCCAGACTCATGCAATCCATGGGGGAGCTCGAGAAGAAGCTCAACAAGCTCGAACTCTATTGCCACAGCCTGAAATCAGGCCTCGAAGAATGCACCAACGCCAACACCAACACCGTCTCTTCTCCAACACCCTTCAAACAGAGCCAAACCCTCCACCAAGACGCGGTGATTCAGCACTTCTTGGTGTCGGTGTCCGAAGCAAGATCCTCCGTGAAGCTTCTCTCCCGTTCCTTGACAATGCAATTGAGGCACATGGGTAGCAAAGTATACGAGAAAGTTTCGTTTTTGCTCCAACCCTATGACGTGAAAATCTCCTTCTCCAAGAGCCCCAGAAGCCTGCTCTTCTACCTGGAGGCCCTCTTGAACAGAACGTTCTTCGAGGACTTCGAAACCATCGGGTTCCAGAAGAACGCGTGCAACGCGGTGCTGAACCCGGTGGAACGGTGCGAGGGGAGTTTCCGGTGCTTCAACATGCTTCAGGGGTTGACATGGGAGGAGGTGCTGAGCAAGGGAACGAGGCACTTCAGCGAAGAGTTCAGCAGGTTCTGCGACAGGAAAATGAGTGAGATCGTTGCGATGTTGGGGTGGAACCGGGCCTGGCCCGAACCCCTCTTGCAGGCCTTCTTTGGAGCCTCGAAGAGCGTGTGGATGGTGCACTTGCTGGCAAACTCTGTGCACCCTAGTTTGCCACTCTTCAGAGTGGACAAAGGTATTAACTTTGATTCGGTTTACATGGAGGATATGGGTGGGGACAAGGCCTCAAAGTTGGTCCCTAGTGTAGTGAGGATAATGGTTGCGCCAGGGTTTTATGTCTATGGCAGCGCAGTGAAATGTAAGGTACTCTGCAGGTACTTGAGTAGTAGtaacaacaacaacaccaaCCACAGTAACAATAACAAGGAAGACAAACCTTTAACCCCAACCTCTTCACTCTGA
- the LOC137812991 gene encoding protein SUPPRESSOR OF FRI 4 isoform X2, translated as MGKKKKRVSSKVWCYYCDREFDDEKILVQHQKAKHFKCHVCHKKLSTASGMAIHVLQVHKESVTKVPNAKPGRESTDIEIYGMQGIPPDILAAHYGEEDDDVPSKAAKVDISQSQLVGGMRPPPLGTGYPPRSVLPTLPPVYNPAVPLPPNAWVVPPRQPWFSQPPAVSVPPPAPYTQQPLFPLQNVRPPMPATAPAAMQTQIAPPGLLTSAPVPVSQPLFPVVGNNHTTTQSSYSAPPLPSSVPSVTPVMSANVPVDTHLSTHSSVTNSYQAIGVPASNSHSYASGPNTGGPSIGPPPVIANKAPASQPATNEVYLVWDDEAMSMEERRMSLPKYQVHDESSQLAANNQLRDLSSQHLYTIKEYVYMIYWVWFRQCYSFSSLLDS; from the exons AtggggaagaagaagaagagggttTCCTCCAAGGTGTGGTGTTACTACTGCGATCGTGAATTCGACGACGAGAAGATCTTGGTGCAGCATCAGAAAGCGAAGCACTTCAAGTGCCACGTCTGCCACAAGAAGCTCTCAACCGCCAGCGGCATGGCCATCCACGTCCTCCAGGTCCACAAGGAATCCGTCACCAA GGTGCCCAATGCAAAACCTGGCAGAGAGAGTACGGATATTGAAATATATGGAATGCAAGGGATTCCACCAGATATCTTGGCTGCACATTATGGTGAAGAAG ATGATGATGTTCCATCAAAGGCAGCCAAGGTTGATATTTCACAAAGTCAGCTTGTAGGTGGAATGAGGCCACCTCCTTTGGGTACAGGATATCCTCCGCGATCAGTCTTACCTACACTTCCACCCGT TTATAATCCAGCTGTACCCTTGCCACCGAATGCTTGGGTGGTTCCACCTCGACAGCCATGGTTTTCACAACCTCCAGCTGTTTCAGTTCCTCCTCCTGCCCCATACACTCAGCAGCCATTATTTCCTTTGCAGAATGTCAGGCCTCCAATGCCAGCAACTGCTCCGGCAGCAATGCAAACACAGATTGCTCCTCCTGGATTGCTTACATCTGCACCTGTCCCAGTTTCACAACCTTTATTCCCTGTTGTTGGAAACAACCATACAACGACTCAAAGTTCATATTCTGCCCCACCTCTTCCCTCAAGTGTTCCATCAGTTACTCCAGTGATGTCTGCCAATGTCCCTGTTGATACACATTTGAGTACCCACTCTTCAGTAACAAACAGTTACCAGGCTATAGGAGTTCCAG CAAGTAATTCACACTCTTATGCTTCTGGTCCAAATACTGGTGGTCCTTCAATTGGGCCTCCCCCAGTAATTGCAAACAAAGCTCCTGCTTCTCAACCTGCCACCAACGAAGTCTACTTAGTTTGGGATGACGAGGCAATGTCCATG GAGGAAAGAAGAATGTCTTTGCCAAAATATCAGGTGCATGATGAAAGTAGCCAG CTTGCTGCAAACAACCAACTTCGTGATCTTTCATCCCAGCATTTGTACACCATAAAAGAGTATGTATATATGATTTATTGGGTTTGGTTTCGCCAATGTTATTCTTTCTCCTCCCTGCTTGATTCTTAA